A window of the Fusarium poae strain DAOMC 252244 chromosome 3, whole genome shotgun sequence genome harbors these coding sequences:
- a CDS encoding hypothetical protein (SECRETED:SignalP(1-18)), whose protein sequence is MHTKTLGVVLGSAALANAVNLFVADYGGNLSTLKLTETQNGHDLAVSSASRGCQPSPSWLTLDKKNNVLYCYERGGQNPTGSLNSFTIGNNGALTTVSRVKAPREGVAGEIITGTNGKRGYFGASYIPGVASVFALGEQGAISGTEPLQQVSSTIEKIGPIPSRQEAAHLHHVIIDPTGKYVITPDLGGDVCRVWSFDKDKLAPIAEVGSLKAPAGSGPRHGFFKVTKAGETFFIFNGELDQKVYSYRVKYTRTGLSFTKVFEITSLNAAFPPNTAPISEIAMSPDERFVVVSNREKSFATSIEARSGPSDTLTTFLIKDNGTLEPVQAAPSGGWLPRQFSFNKAGDKIAVGHQVNQTVVIWKRDVQTGKIVTEQEGGKLAQIKLTGDVVATVWDE, encoded by the exons ATGCATACCAAGACATTGGGAGTAGTTCTCGGCTCTGCCGCGTTGGCCAACGCCGTCAACCTTTTCGTCGCGGATTATGGTGGTAACCTCAGCACGCTGAAACTAACCGAAACACAAAACGGACACGATCTTGCTGTTTCTTCGGCATCACGCGGTTGCCAGCCTAGTCCATCTTGGTTGACACTGGATAAGAAGAACAATGTTCTTTACTGCTATGAGCGTGGTGGTCAGAATCCTACTGGTTCACTTAACTCATTCACCATTGGAAACAATGGTGCTTTGACAACTGTCTCAAGGGTCAAGGCACCCCGGGAGGGAGTGGCTGGCGAGATCATCACCGGTACCAATGGAAAGCGCGGATACTTTGGTGCATCTTA CATTCCAGGCGTTGCGTCAGTTTTTGCCCTTGGTGAGCAGGGCGCTATCTCAGGAACCGAGCCACTTCAACAAGTTTCTTCGACTATCGAAAAGATAGGCCCAATCCCATCCCGACAAGAGGCAGCCCATCTTCACCACGTCATCATTGACCCTACTGGAAAGTATGTCATCACGCCTGATCTTGGTGGCGATGTTTGTCGCGTTTGGTCCTTCGACAAGGACAAGCTTGCTCCCATTGCTGAAGTAGGCTCTCTCAAAGCCCCCGCTGGATCTGGACCTCGCCATGGGTTCTTCAAGGTCACCAAGGCCGGTGAAacattcttcatcttcaacgGTGAACTTGACCAAAAGGTCTACTCTTACCGAGTCAAGTACACCCGTACAGGCCTTTCTTTCACAAAGGTCTTTGAGATCACATCGCTCAATGCCGCCTTCCCTCCTAACACGGCTCCCATCAGCGAGATTGCTATGAGT CCCGATGAACGATTTGTGGTAGTGTCGAACCGTGAAAAGTCCTTTGCCACTTCCATCGAAGCGCGCTCTGGTCCTTCAGACACCCTCACCACATTCTTGATCAAGGATAACGGTACTCTTGAGCCAGTGCAGGCAGCTCCATCTGGAGGTTGGCTCCCACGCCAATTCTCCTTCAACAAAGCTGGTGACAAGATTGCTGTCGGTCATCAAGTCAACCAGACTGTTGTCATTTGGAAGCGTGATGTTCAGACAGGCAAGATTGTCACTGAGCAGGAAGGCGGAAAGTTGGCACAGATCAAGCTCACGGGTGATGTCGTTGCTACAGTTTGGGATGAGTGA